The Microbacter sp. GSS18 genome has a segment encoding these proteins:
- a CDS encoding response regulator transcription factor: MIRILIVDDQEMIRVGLRTILESQSDMEVVADVSDGLRALDLLSTEQVDVVLLDLRMPGIDGVQTTSRIRESAVGESVRIVILTTFDQDENVLAALRAGANGFLSKGVTPAELLGAVRDVVAGGGALSPAAARALIEHVNDQHSPGVVVELAARFDALTARERDVVAAIARGRSNDEIAAEMFVSPYTVKTHASRAMLKVGARDRAQLVSFAFLSGLPAFRPET, from the coding sequence ATGATCCGGATCCTCATCGTCGACGACCAGGAGATGATCCGGGTCGGCCTGCGAACGATCTTGGAGTCCCAGTCCGACATGGAGGTCGTTGCGGATGTCTCCGACGGCCTCCGGGCACTGGACCTGCTGTCGACCGAGCAGGTGGACGTCGTCCTCTTGGACCTGCGCATGCCCGGGATAGACGGAGTGCAGACCACCAGCCGAATCCGGGAGTCGGCGGTCGGTGAGAGCGTCCGGATCGTCATCCTCACAACTTTCGACCAGGACGAGAACGTGCTGGCAGCCCTGCGCGCCGGCGCCAACGGCTTCCTCAGCAAAGGGGTGACTCCGGCCGAGTTGCTCGGCGCCGTCCGAGACGTCGTCGCAGGCGGCGGGGCGCTCTCTCCCGCAGCCGCACGAGCCCTCATCGAGCACGTCAACGATCAGCACTCCCCAGGCGTCGTCGTCGAACTCGCTGCACGGTTCGACGCGCTGACGGCCCGGGAACGCGATGTCGTCGCCGCGATCGCGCGCGGACGGAGCAACGACGAGATCGCGGCGGAGATGTTCGTCTCTCCCTACACGGTCAAGACACATGCCAGCCGGGCGATGCTGAAGGTCGGCGCACGGGACCGCGCGCAGCTGGTGTCCTTCGCCTTCCTCTCGGGCCTGCCGGCCTTCCGGCCGGAGACGTAG
- a CDS encoding sugar ABC transporter permease has translation MATPTAVAAARRQDLAPRTRRPYRKHVVGLLFLLPATALICLFTLVPFAQAILLSFQEWDGISPDTPWVGLENYERVFGDQVFWESMKNVLVFGLIGFFIGNAISLGMAMAVHKARRARSFFRTAYYIPGVFSVVVIGLMWGWLYEPSVGIINRLLVSIGLEGLQQNWLGDPALALGSVAVTFVWYHWGFGFILFLAGLQDIPAEQYEAASLDGARAWAKFRYVTWPHLVPVTTIVGLLSLLGALQIFGTVQVLTNGGPGYHTMVPTLVIYTEAFTSHRYGVAAAMSVIFGGALVLLALIQLGLTQRRSRS, from the coding sequence ATGGCCACCCCGACCGCAGTGGCCGCTGCGCGGCGCCAGGACCTGGCGCCGCGCACGCGGCGGCCCTATCGCAAGCACGTGGTGGGGCTGCTCTTCCTGCTCCCAGCCACGGCACTGATCTGCCTCTTCACCCTCGTCCCCTTCGCGCAGGCGATCCTCTTGAGCTTCCAGGAGTGGGACGGCATCAGCCCTGACACCCCGTGGGTGGGGCTGGAGAACTACGAGCGCGTGTTCGGTGACCAGGTCTTCTGGGAGTCGATGAAGAACGTTCTCGTCTTCGGGCTCATCGGATTCTTCATCGGCAACGCGATCTCGCTCGGAATGGCGATGGCCGTCCACAAGGCGCGACGCGCACGCTCCTTCTTCCGCACCGCGTACTACATCCCGGGCGTCTTCTCGGTCGTCGTGATCGGTCTGATGTGGGGATGGCTGTACGAGCCGAGCGTCGGAATCATCAACCGGCTGCTCGTGTCGATCGGGCTCGAGGGCCTCCAGCAGAACTGGCTCGGAGACCCCGCGCTCGCCCTCGGCTCGGTCGCCGTCACATTCGTCTGGTACCACTGGGGCTTCGGCTTCATCCTGTTCCTCGCCGGGCTGCAGGACATTCCGGCCGAACAGTACGAGGCCGCCAGTCTGGATGGCGCGCGGGCCTGGGCCAAGTTCCGCTATGTCACGTGGCCCCATTTGGTCCCGGTCACGACCATCGTCGGACTGCTCAGCCTCCTGGGCGCCCTCCAGATCTTCGGAACCGTCCAGGTGCTCACCAACGGTGGCCCCGGCTATCACACGATGGTGCCGACGCTCGTCATCTACACCGAGGCCTTCACGAGCCACCGCTACGGAGTCGCGGCCGCGATGTCCGTCATCTTCGGCGGCGCCCTCGTCCTGCTGGCACTGATCCAGCTGGGCCTGACACAGAGACGGTCGCGCTCGTGA
- a CDS encoding histidine kinase → MSIPEPERVELPPWYLSSRMLDRVSVAGGAIACVAQVVVLIWTGAGPAGYGALALLIAGFALSRWFGVWGLIPAVLGAVLGITLSDGYTAGWIVVLSIIFSAGLRGPAVFIGGTLAGLALYFATVGVEASGFDDPLAYVALSTTVAAAATGYAIRAHEIYLLTLHQRAQDVISSRDLEVTRRVAEERLRIAQDLHDVVGHEIAVIGTNLGVIDVQLPPGASTERAALANAQSGVRRVLQETQRILGVLRRGDKTSGGTLMLPTIERIPELVKNLEASGGEVRLTMPDQEMSIDPSVSVAAFRITQEALTNAHRHGSGPVDVGIHVSGKKLIIDVENRVAADSRRAVGGRGYGLIGMRERVEAAGGLLDIHSDEEIFRVTATLRTDGGSVR, encoded by the coding sequence ATGTCGATCCCGGAGCCCGAGCGCGTCGAGCTTCCCCCGTGGTACCTGAGCAGCCGAATGCTGGACCGAGTGTCCGTCGCCGGGGGAGCAATCGCATGCGTTGCGCAGGTCGTCGTCCTGATCTGGACCGGCGCCGGACCGGCAGGGTATGGCGCACTGGCATTGCTGATCGCTGGATTCGCGCTGAGCCGCTGGTTCGGAGTGTGGGGACTCATCCCGGCCGTTCTGGGCGCAGTTCTGGGGATCACGTTGTCCGACGGCTACACAGCTGGGTGGATCGTCGTTCTGTCGATCATCTTCTCCGCCGGGCTGCGCGGGCCGGCCGTGTTCATCGGCGGCACCCTGGCCGGGCTGGCGCTCTATTTCGCCACCGTGGGCGTCGAAGCATCCGGGTTCGACGATCCTCTGGCGTACGTGGCGCTGAGCACCACAGTCGCCGCCGCGGCGACCGGGTACGCGATCCGGGCGCACGAGATCTATCTGCTGACGCTCCATCAGCGCGCCCAGGATGTGATCTCTTCGAGAGATCTGGAGGTGACTCGTCGAGTGGCCGAGGAGCGTCTGCGCATCGCGCAGGACCTGCACGACGTGGTCGGTCACGAGATCGCCGTCATCGGCACGAACCTCGGAGTCATCGACGTGCAGCTCCCGCCAGGCGCATCAACCGAGCGCGCAGCGCTGGCGAATGCGCAGAGCGGGGTACGGCGGGTTCTGCAGGAGACGCAGCGCATTCTCGGTGTTCTTCGTCGCGGCGACAAGACGAGCGGCGGCACGCTCATGCTGCCGACGATCGAACGAATTCCAGAGCTCGTCAAGAATCTCGAAGCATCCGGCGGCGAGGTCCGGCTCACCATGCCCGATCAAGAGATGTCGATCGATCCGTCCGTGAGCGTCGCCGCGTTCCGAATCACGCAAGAGGCTCTGACCAATGCGCATCGGCACGGATCAGGTCCCGTGGACGTGGGCATCCACGTTTCCGGCAAGAAGCTGATCATCGACGTGGAGAACAGAGTCGCCGCCGATTCCCGCCGCGCGGTCGGTGGTCGTGGCTACGGTCTGATCGGCATGCGTGAACGGGTGGAGGCCGCGGGCGGGCTCCTCGACATCCACTCCGACGAAGAGATCTTTCGCGTCACGGCGACGCTGAGGACCGATGGGGGGTCCGTCCGATGA
- a CDS encoding alpha/beta hydrolase fold domain-containing protein — MTHTEDHPLHADGFDFSVRVYPAESPTGAALVWLHGGAFMGGTVHMPEADQVGARLSALGTTVVSVEYTLSLRHPLAGPPLPQDGGPDATDEMRAAAIASRRPRSPYPTASLQTVEAFTWTRRMAREWGTDPARICLGGASAGGNLSAGAAVRLRDAGGAAPRGLILVYPTLHARLPEPDPELAAFLEGLGPGLDFAPDHVAAISDTYLAGASPDEVYAFPGGHDMRGMPRTLIVNAERDRLRSSGEAFAADLARSGVDVSVVCERGAIHGFLNTVGDPAGERTLARIAGFVSDARTS; from the coding sequence ATGACGCACACCGAGGATCATCCGCTCCACGCGGACGGATTCGACTTCTCGGTGCGGGTCTACCCTGCCGAGTCGCCGACCGGCGCCGCCCTGGTGTGGCTGCACGGCGGCGCGTTCATGGGCGGCACGGTGCACATGCCGGAGGCCGACCAGGTCGGCGCACGCCTCAGCGCGCTGGGGACCACCGTGGTCTCGGTCGAGTACACGCTGTCTCTCCGGCACCCGCTGGCCGGCCCTCCCCTGCCCCAGGACGGCGGCCCGGACGCGACCGACGAGATGCGCGCGGCCGCCATCGCATCGCGGCGCCCGCGCTCGCCCTATCCGACAGCATCGCTGCAGACGGTCGAAGCGTTCACGTGGACCCGGCGCATGGCGCGCGAGTGGGGCACGGACCCGGCCCGCATCTGCCTGGGCGGGGCGAGCGCCGGGGGCAATCTCTCGGCGGGAGCGGCGGTCCGGCTGCGCGACGCGGGCGGAGCGGCACCCCGGGGGCTGATCCTCGTCTATCCGACCCTGCACGCACGCCTGCCCGAGCCCGACCCCGAGCTCGCGGCCTTCCTCGAGGGTCTCGGCCCCGGCCTCGACTTCGCACCCGACCACGTCGCCGCGATCTCCGACACCTACCTCGCCGGCGCCTCGCCGGACGAGGTGTACGCGTTCCCCGGCGGACACGACATGCGGGGAATGCCGCGCACGCTGATCGTCAACGCGGAGCGCGATCGCCTGCGGTCGTCCGGCGAAGCCTTCGCGGCCGACCTGGCCCGCTCGGGGGTGGACGTGTCGGTCGTGTGCGAACGCGGTGCGATCCACGGGTTCCTCAACACGGTCGGCGATCCGGCGGGCGAGCGGACCCTCGCCCGCATCGCGGGGTTCGTCTCGGACGCTCGGACCTCCTAG
- a CDS encoding carbohydrate ABC transporter permease yields the protein MATSTDSTSTRVVVTGRSRPNRPEQAGRRRRKLSIEQVLLYALLIFAALTALFPIFFLLTGSLMSLQELYRGASLLPTELLWGNYATAWVEGNLAVYLTNSLIYTLTSVVGILIVSSLAGYALARLEFWGKNVFMFVILAVLIIPAPAMFIAQYKLLIAFGLTNNPVGYVLVMITAGIPVGTLIMRSFFVNQPKDLEEAAALDGASSFTIFARVILPLARPGLAAVAVIQGLGVWNEYLMALVLFRDDSLMPVQRGLTSFVNSETPQEQILLAATAISVIPVIILYLLAQKQIVQGLGAGALK from the coding sequence ATGGCGACCTCGACTGACTCGACGTCCACGCGCGTCGTCGTGACCGGGCGCTCGCGCCCCAATCGCCCGGAGCAGGCGGGACGCCGCCGGCGCAAGCTCAGCATCGAGCAGGTGCTCCTGTACGCCCTGCTCATCTTCGCAGCGCTGACCGCGCTGTTCCCGATCTTCTTCCTGCTCACCGGGTCGCTGATGTCCCTGCAGGAGCTGTATCGAGGCGCGAGCCTGCTGCCCACAGAACTGCTCTGGGGCAACTACGCGACCGCCTGGGTCGAAGGCAACCTCGCCGTCTACCTCACGAACAGCCTCATCTACACGCTCACATCCGTCGTCGGGATCCTCATCGTGTCGAGCCTCGCCGGCTATGCGCTCGCTCGGCTGGAGTTCTGGGGCAAGAACGTGTTCATGTTCGTGATCCTCGCGGTGCTGATCATTCCGGCCCCCGCGATGTTCATCGCCCAGTACAAGCTGCTCATCGCCTTCGGGCTCACCAACAACCCGGTCGGCTACGTGCTCGTGATGATCACCGCGGGCATCCCCGTGGGGACGCTGATCATGCGCAGCTTCTTCGTGAACCAGCCCAAGGATCTCGAGGAGGCGGCCGCCCTCGACGGTGCATCCTCATTCACGATCTTCGCCCGTGTCATCCTGCCGCTGGCGCGCCCAGGACTGGCCGCCGTCGCGGTGATCCAGGGACTCGGCGTGTGGAACGAGTACCTCATGGCTCTGGTGCTCTTCCGCGACGACAGCCTGATGCCCGTGCAGCGAGGTCTGACGAGCTTCGTGAACTCGGAGACCCCGCAGGAGCAGATCCTGCTCGCCGCCACGGCGATCTCGGTGATCCCGGTGATCATCCTGTATCTCCTGGCGCAGAAGCAGATCGTCCAGGGACTGGGTGCCGGAGCCCTCAAGTAG
- a CDS encoding family 78 glycoside hydrolase catalytic domain, with protein sequence MVTSTDSPRAAGLSEWTARMIAPDRDRDTAPRLRRSFRCDEGHGAVQSAEILATAEGVCEVTLDGRPVSADVLTPGWSSYEWRLRYARWDVTALIRPESVIGITLGAGWFSGRLGFAEERALYGRSRAAFLELRIRFEDGHTQTIATDESWESGPSEVLADDLYDGQTIDARLRDDRWLRPGPAPDGWSGVALVEFDRGRLTPYIGPPIRRQEEFAPQRVWRSPSGATLIDFGQNIVGWTRLEVEGPAGHTVTLRHAEVLEHGEIGLRPLRTAKVTDRYLLSGGRDVFEPTLTFHGFRYVEVDGWPGSDDDLAAAIRAVVIGSDLARIGRFACSDPMLNQLHSNIVWGMRGNFVDVPTDCPQRDERLGWTGDLSAFVSTAVFLYDVQAFLHDWLRDLAVEQEHAGGTIPLIVPDSFKLEQRQGMSWRLARADHPVVALWHDAACWVPWAAWEAYGDIEVLRDEYPSMAAYAREIALAVSADGLLRGEQFGDWLDPDAPPGEPGNGKTDPVVVATACVYRSARMAEGAAMALGEAEDAAEFGRTAQSLRDAFTAAFVADGRVVSDSPTAYALAIVFGLLDEEDRRAAGDRLAHLVREAGHLVSTGFAGTPFILPALSETGHIDTAYRLLMQTDCPSWLYPVTMGATTVWERWDSMLPDGSINPGEMTSFNHYAFGAVGDWMHRVVAGIAPAEPGYRVIRIAPRPGGGLTWARADLDTPRGRASVDWAVDDARLTVAVVIPDGSTGVVSLPGMPESAVGPGRSEFVVAVDG encoded by the coding sequence ATGGTGACTTCGACGGACTCCCCGCGCGCAGCCGGGCTCTCCGAGTGGACCGCGCGGATGATCGCGCCCGATCGCGACCGGGACACGGCGCCTCGTCTGCGCCGGTCGTTCCGCTGCGACGAGGGTCACGGCGCCGTGCAGTCGGCCGAGATCCTGGCCACGGCGGAAGGCGTATGCGAGGTCACGCTCGACGGCCGACCCGTCTCCGCCGACGTGCTGACCCCGGGGTGGTCCAGCTACGAGTGGCGGCTGCGGTATGCGCGGTGGGACGTGACGGCCCTCATCCGGCCGGAGTCGGTCATCGGCATCACGCTGGGCGCGGGGTGGTTCTCCGGCCGTCTGGGGTTCGCCGAGGAGCGCGCGCTGTACGGCCGGTCGCGGGCTGCGTTCCTCGAGCTGCGCATCCGGTTCGAGGACGGCCACACCCAGACGATCGCGACCGACGAATCGTGGGAGTCCGGTCCGAGCGAGGTCCTCGCCGACGACCTCTACGACGGTCAGACGATCGACGCGCGCCTGCGCGATGACCGGTGGCTGCGTCCGGGTCCCGCCCCGGACGGCTGGTCGGGCGTGGCGCTCGTCGAGTTCGACCGCGGACGCCTCACCCCCTACATCGGTCCGCCGATCCGGCGGCAGGAGGAGTTCGCCCCGCAGCGTGTGTGGCGCTCTCCGAGCGGCGCCACGCTGATCGACTTCGGTCAGAACATCGTCGGATGGACGCGTCTCGAGGTCGAGGGCCCGGCCGGGCACACGGTGACCCTGCGGCACGCGGAGGTGCTCGAGCACGGGGAGATCGGGTTGCGCCCGCTGCGCACGGCGAAAGTCACAGACCGCTACCTGCTCAGCGGTGGGCGCGACGTGTTCGAGCCGACGCTCACCTTCCACGGCTTCCGCTATGTCGAGGTGGACGGGTGGCCCGGCTCGGACGACGACCTGGCCGCGGCGATCCGGGCCGTGGTCATCGGCTCGGATCTGGCGCGGATCGGTCGCTTCGCCTGTTCCGACCCGATGCTGAACCAGCTGCATTCCAACATCGTGTGGGGAATGCGCGGGAACTTCGTCGATGTTCCGACCGACTGCCCGCAGCGCGATGAGCGCCTCGGCTGGACGGGAGATCTCTCCGCGTTCGTCAGCACGGCGGTCTTCCTCTACGACGTCCAGGCCTTCCTCCACGACTGGCTCCGCGACCTCGCGGTCGAACAGGAGCACGCGGGGGGCACCATTCCGCTGATCGTGCCGGACAGCTTCAAGCTCGAGCAGAGGCAGGGGATGTCGTGGCGTCTCGCGCGCGCCGACCACCCGGTGGTCGCTCTGTGGCACGACGCCGCGTGCTGGGTGCCGTGGGCGGCGTGGGAGGCCTACGGCGACATCGAGGTGCTCCGGGACGAGTACCCCTCGATGGCCGCCTACGCTCGGGAGATCGCGCTCGCCGTCTCTGCCGACGGCCTTCTCCGGGGCGAGCAGTTCGGAGATTGGCTCGATCCCGACGCGCCTCCCGGTGAGCCGGGGAACGGCAAGACCGATCCCGTGGTGGTGGCCACCGCGTGCGTGTACCGGTCGGCGCGCATGGCCGAGGGCGCCGCCATGGCGCTCGGCGAGGCCGAGGACGCCGCCGAGTTCGGTCGAACGGCGCAGTCGCTGCGCGATGCCTTCACCGCGGCTTTCGTCGCCGACGGTCGGGTGGTGAGCGACTCGCCGACGGCGTACGCGCTCGCCATCGTGTTCGGCCTGCTCGACGAGGAGGACCGACGGGCGGCGGGCGACCGTCTCGCCCACCTCGTTCGCGAGGCGGGCCATCTGGTGTCCACCGGATTCGCCGGCACTCCGTTCATCCTCCCCGCGCTCTCGGAGACCGGGCACATCGACACCGCCTACCGGCTGCTGATGCAGACCGACTGCCCGTCGTGGCTGTATCCGGTGACCATGGGCGCCACCACCGTGTGGGAGCGGTGGGACTCGATGCTGCCGGACGGATCGATCAACCCGGGAGAGATGACGAGCTTCAACCACTACGCGTTCGGCGCGGTCGGCGACTGGATGCATCGCGTCGTCGCCGGCATCGCACCCGCCGAGCCGGGGTACCGCGTGATCCGCATCGCGCCGCGCCCGGGTGGCGGCCTGACCTGGGCGCGAGCCGACCTCGACACCCCTCGAGGCCGAGCGTCGGTCGACTGGGCCGTCGACGACGCTCGGTTGACGGTCGCCGTGGTCATCCCCGACGGCAGCACGGGTGTGGTCTCGCTTCCCGGCATGCCCGAGTCGGCGGTGGGTCCGGGCCGGAGCGAGTTCGTCGTCGCCGTCGACGGCTGA
- a CDS encoding glycoside hydrolase family 2 TIM barrel-domain containing protein has product MTSLRRDPEISLDGPWRFQFRDSDTATDGTPWETVDLPELWTMRSAGGDIPHYTNVPMPFPEAFPDIPSRNPVGVYRRDVHLDALSDRRLILHVGAAEGYLRVAVNGHPVGTSGDSHLAAEFDITDFATPGANTIELAVSKWSAATYIEDQDQWWHAGISRSVSLFTVPSVRLHDVRVDADFDADTGLGTLRLVAQTSGLRGSYERSHRVRVTLLDEEHVVPVSPRFASPTMPKPSRDRSVRPPQLLPDDYMDAISMAAADAPLPPEWRANPDAMWWLAPDAAPPGDAELELAELDVPPWSAERPHLETVVIELLDDQGAVVDRTELRVGFRRVRIVGKDLLVNGRRILIQGVNRHDADPHRGRVITRQRMLAELSLLKRCNVNAIRTSHYPNDPQFLDLCDEIGFYVVDEADVESHAFASALIDDPLYLPEIVERVSRMVLRDRNHPCVITWSLGNESGYGPPHDAAAAWVRRVDPTRPVQYEGAVASAWYSGHAASDIVCPMYPSFASLRAYASDPRADRPLITCEYAYSQGNSTGGFAQYWELFESLPGLQGGFIWEYLDHALDPDRSGRGRFGGDFGDEPNNGVTLLNGIAFADATPKPAMLEVRGVFSPVRVAATPEELHAGRIRVRNRQTFAGLDGLTLHLRVEHVEGSGLEVTLPAPDVAPGREVAVTLPDRVVDELRADTALALTLIVRTAEDAVWAPAATDIAFEQVELDDTFRTPLPAGTAPAGAGDGTIVDPLLVAPPRLELWRALTDNDMSAALDQRFVRSGFFQLTPVETQTVDSDAGRTIRTLYRAAFGDTVEHTRILSIAPDGGYLFDEEVTLPEDSNDHLRVGMAFELAAGFERAAWVGYGPWENYTDRRTAAMLGRWDLPIDDLAVPYLRPQENGTRSGVTRLELTGAAGRAVVACDRPVHVNVSRHSVADLESVDHWWELPHRETTVVHVDVAHRGMGTGRLGPDTGIAHRLTQTRYRWRWQLTLLPTPDGAE; this is encoded by the coding sequence ATGACGTCCCTGCGCCGAGATCCTGAGATCTCGCTCGACGGTCCGTGGCGATTCCAGTTCCGCGACTCCGATACGGCGACCGACGGCACCCCGTGGGAGACCGTGGATCTGCCCGAGCTCTGGACGATGCGGTCGGCCGGCGGCGACATCCCGCACTACACCAACGTGCCGATGCCGTTCCCGGAGGCGTTCCCCGACATCCCGTCTCGCAATCCGGTCGGCGTCTATCGCAGAGACGTCCACCTCGATGCGCTGTCCGATCGGAGGCTGATCCTCCACGTCGGCGCCGCGGAAGGCTACCTCCGCGTCGCCGTCAACGGCCACCCGGTGGGAACCAGCGGCGACTCGCACCTGGCGGCGGAGTTCGACATCACCGACTTCGCGACCCCCGGCGCGAACACGATCGAACTCGCAGTGTCCAAGTGGTCGGCGGCGACCTACATCGAGGATCAGGATCAGTGGTGGCACGCCGGCATCTCACGCTCGGTGTCTCTGTTCACCGTCCCCTCGGTGCGCCTGCACGACGTGCGGGTGGACGCCGACTTCGATGCCGACACCGGACTCGGGACTCTGCGCCTGGTGGCCCAGACGTCGGGACTGCGCGGCAGCTACGAGCGGAGTCATCGCGTGCGCGTGACGCTTCTCGACGAGGAGCATGTGGTGCCCGTCTCGCCCCGCTTCGCCTCCCCCACGATGCCCAAGCCCTCGCGCGACCGCAGCGTGCGGCCTCCCCAGCTGCTGCCCGACGACTACATGGACGCGATCAGCATGGCGGCCGCTGACGCCCCCCTCCCGCCGGAGTGGCGCGCCAATCCCGACGCGATGTGGTGGCTGGCGCCCGACGCCGCCCCGCCCGGAGACGCCGAGCTCGAGCTCGCCGAGCTCGATGTCCCACCCTGGTCGGCCGAGAGGCCGCATCTCGAGACGGTGGTGATCGAACTCCTCGACGACCAGGGAGCCGTGGTCGATCGCACCGAGCTCCGCGTCGGCTTCCGACGGGTTCGCATCGTCGGGAAGGACCTGCTGGTCAACGGGCGCCGCATCCTGATCCAGGGCGTCAACCGCCACGACGCCGACCCGCACCGCGGCCGTGTGATCACCCGCCAGCGGATGCTGGCCGAGCTGTCACTGCTCAAGCGCTGCAATGTCAACGCCATCCGCACCTCCCACTACCCCAACGACCCGCAGTTCCTCGACCTCTGCGACGAGATCGGCTTCTATGTGGTCGACGAAGCCGATGTCGAGTCGCACGCCTTCGCCTCGGCGCTGATCGACGATCCGCTGTATCTGCCCGAGATCGTCGAGCGCGTGTCGCGCATGGTGCTGCGGGACCGCAACCATCCCTGCGTGATCACGTGGTCGCTCGGGAACGAGTCGGGATACGGCCCGCCACACGACGCCGCAGCGGCGTGGGTGCGGCGCGTGGATCCCACCCGCCCGGTGCAGTACGAGGGCGCCGTCGCGTCGGCCTGGTATTCCGGCCACGCGGCGAGCGACATCGTGTGCCCGATGTATCCGTCGTTCGCCAGCCTGCGCGCCTACGCGTCGGATCCCCGCGCGGACCGTCCGCTCATCACGTGCGAGTACGCCTATTCGCAGGGGAACTCCACGGGCGGCTTCGCCCAGTACTGGGAGCTGTTCGAGTCGCTCCCGGGGCTTCAAGGGGGATTCATCTGGGAGTACCTCGACCACGCCCTCGATCCCGACCGCAGCGGCAGGGGCCGGTTCGGCGGCGACTTCGGCGATGAGCCGAACAACGGTGTGACCCTGCTCAACGGCATCGCCTTCGCCGACGCGACCCCGAAGCCGGCGATGCTCGAAGTGCGTGGCGTGTTCTCACCGGTCCGCGTCGCGGCGACGCCCGAAGAGCTGCATGCCGGCCGCATCCGCGTGCGCAACCGGCAGACCTTCGCGGGCCTCGACGGGCTCACCCTTCATCTCCGCGTCGAGCATGTCGAGGGGTCGGGGCTCGAGGTGACCCTCCCGGCGCCCGACGTGGCGCCCGGACGCGAGGTGGCCGTGACACTCCCCGACCGCGTGGTGGACGAGCTGCGGGCCGACACCGCGTTGGCGCTGACATTGATCGTGCGCACGGCGGAGGATGCGGTCTGGGCACCGGCGGCGACCGACATCGCATTCGAGCAGGTCGAGCTCGACGACACCTTCCGCACCCCCCTGCCTGCGGGAACGGCGCCGGCCGGAGCCGGCGACGGGACGATCGTCGATCCGCTGCTGGTCGCGCCGCCGCGGCTCGAGCTGTGGCGGGCGCTCACCGACAACGACATGTCGGCGGCGCTGGACCAGAGGTTCGTACGATCGGGGTTCTTCCAGCTCACCCCCGTCGAGACCCAGACGGTGGACTCCGATGCGGGACGGACGATCCGCACGCTCTACCGGGCCGCGTTCGGCGACACCGTCGAGCACACGCGAATCCTGTCGATCGCTCCCGACGGCGGCTACCTCTTCGACGAGGAGGTCACGCTGCCCGAGGATTCGAACGACCACCTGCGGGTCGGCATGGCGTTCGAGCTGGCCGCCGGGTTCGAAAGGGCCGCATGGGTCGGCTACGGGCCGTGGGAGAACTACACCGATCGCCGCACCGCGGCCATGCTCGGCCGGTGGGACCTGCCGATCGACGACCTCGCCGTGCCCTACCTGCGACCGCAGGAGAACGGCACGCGCAGCGGCGTCACCAGACTCGAGCTGACCGGCGCCGCGGGTCGGGCGGTCGTCGCGTGCGACCGACCCGTTCACGTCAACGTGTCGCGCCACTCTGTGGCGGATCTCGAATCCGTCGACCACTGGTGGGAGCTCCCGCACCGCGAGACCACCGTCGTCCATGTCGATGTCGCCCACCGCGGGATGGGCACGGGTCGGCTGGGCCCCGACACCGGCATCGCCCACCGGCTGACGCAGACCCGCTACCGGTGGCGATGGCAGCTCACGCTCCTGCCGACGCCCGACGGGGCGGAGTAG